The region TATACACTTGTACGAGGCGTTCAGCAAAAACGCGTATAAACGACAAGGGGAGGATCTGATTATGACATATGACTTTGACAGGGTCATTGAGCGGCGCAACACGAACAGTTCAAAATGGGACAGCGTTCCTGGCGCGGATATTGGTGTGAATTATCCCGTTGGAGAGGTTCTGCCCCTGTGGGTTGCGGATATGGATTTCCGCGCCGCTCCGGAGATCGTGGAGGCCCTGTCCGACGTGGTGAAGCGCGGTATTTTCGGCTATCCGATCGTCCCTGAATCCTGTTACGACGCCATCGTTGCCTGGATGGAGAAACGTCACGGATGGCATATCGAACGGGATTGGATTCTGATGGCCCCGGGGGCGGTTCCGGCGGCGCACATGGCCGTGCAGGCCTACTGTCAGCCCGGTGACCGGGTTCTGCTTCAGCGTCCGGTGTACTATCCCTTTTTCCGAACCATTTTCAACAACGGAGGGCAAATCGCCAACAGTCCCCTGAAAATTGCCGGAGACAGCTATGAAATAGACTTCGGGGACTTCGAGCGTCAGGCCGCCAATCCCCGAACGACGTTCTTCATTCTCTGCAACCCCCACAACCCCGTGGGGCGCGTATGGCGCAGAGAGGAACTGGAGCGTATGGGGGAAATCTGCGCGGCTCATGACGTTCTGGTGCTGGCCGACGAGCTCCACTGCGACATTGTCATGCCGGGGTATAAACACACGCCCTTCGCCGGCATCAGTCCGGCTCTTCGGGACAACTCCGTCACCGTTCTGGCTCCCAGCAAAACCTTCAACCTGGCGGGACTGGTGGGAACGGTGGTGGTCATTCCCAACAGGCGTCTGCGCCGGAGATTCGAAAATATTCTGATTCAAAACAGCATCTCCCGCCCCAACATGTTCGCGATTGTGGCCATGGAGGCGGCCTATCGGCACGGGGAGAAGTGGTTCGACGAAGTTCTGAAATACATTCATGGCAACTATGAATTCATGGTGTCGTACCTGAAGGAAAATCTGCCCGCGGTGAAGCCTTTCCGACTGGAGGGAACCTACCTGGCCTGGCTGGACTTTCGGGCCCTGGAGACGAACCCGGACAAACTGCAGAAACGCATGTTGACGGAGGCGAAGGTCTGGCTTGACGAGGGCAAAATTTTCGGACCGGAGGGAAACGGTTTCGAACGCATCGTTCTGGCCTGTCCCCGCAGCATTCTTCAAGATGCCCTGGATCGGGTCGCAGGCGTTTTCCGAAACTCCTGACCACAGAAAGCGCGCTCCTTCTGTCGAATCGGAGCGCGCTTTTCGGCTCTCCTGCCAATTTGCTTTCAATCAAGTATTTTCAATCAAGTATTAATGAAGAAGCTGATGTTTGAATATCATTGCTTTTAGCTATTCTAACTTCATAAGCAGCGAACCAACGAACGTAGTGACTTGTGTGAATCGCTTAGTTTCTTCATCAGGCCTTTTACTTCAAATAATTTCTTTTTCCGTCGTTCTGCCCTTCGAGGGGAGCCAGTTCCGGATGACCTCCGTGAATTTGCAGAAGGGGAACCTCCTCTCCGGCGGGTCCGGTGACGATATCGGGGACAACGCCCTTTGGCGTCCACAGAGGGACGGGGATTCGATCTCCCCGGGGCTCAATGAAAATGACCCCTTCGCCGCTTCGGGAGGGAAAAACGAGATAC is a window of Synergistaceae bacterium DNA encoding:
- a CDS encoding pyridoxal phosphate-dependent aminotransferase, giving the protein MTYDFDRVIERRNTNSSKWDSVPGADIGVNYPVGEVLPLWVADMDFRAAPEIVEALSDVVKRGIFGYPIVPESCYDAIVAWMEKRHGWHIERDWILMAPGAVPAAHMAVQAYCQPGDRVLLQRPVYYPFFRTIFNNGGQIANSPLKIAGDSYEIDFGDFERQAANPRTTFFILCNPHNPVGRVWRREELERMGEICAAHDVLVLADELHCDIVMPGYKHTPFAGISPALRDNSVTVLAPSKTFNLAGLVGTVVVIPNRRLRRRFENILIQNSISRPNMFAIVAMEAAYRHGEKWFDEVLKYIHGNYEFMVSYLKENLPAVKPFRLEGTYLAWLDFRALETNPDKLQKRMLTEAKVWLDEGKIFGPEGNGFERIVLACPRSILQDALDRVAGVFRNS